One Bacteroidota bacterium genomic window carries:
- a CDS encoding PD40 domain-containing protein → MKFRFTLFSFLTIICLVHPSFAQTPKSVYKDKVTEGNYLFLEKNYTRALENFLTAYQIDSTNANINYKIGLCYLNSSSEKLKAISYLEKASKKTKKNYDEYDPREKKAPKNVFLYLGQAYLVNDSLLLAKKAFTRFKGMQPERAQDEVKKYIETTNLAIKYAAEQKKSKIVSLSNGINTKYADYAPVINADESVLIFTSRREGSTGEEKTPDDDLYYEDIYQSKSDGKGGWTAPEHLNINTTGNDAAMSLSADGQTLFVYKQFNGGDIYVSNLNGDVWSEPEPLSSNVNSVFWEPHACVSADGNTLYFVSDRPGGLGGRDIYRSVKLPNGEWSLPQNLGPRVNTPADEDAPFIHPDGVTLFFSSNGHKGIGGFDIFYTVKRETQDNLSTTISINNKNNTNLEERKWPNPPVNLESPVNTTGDDIYYSLSADGKRAYISSARAGGEGEKDIYMVSIEQTVVEPTVLLRGYLTFDGKETAPGTVRIVATDLETGTVSQEVRPNTKTGKYLVILNPGQNGKTYSVSYEAEGYQSQVETIKVEPGSAFQLIDRALDLKPVNFESKTPGTIAMSGKITNKDKKVIPGSKIVVSNVVTAKVVDTYYANPTNGAYYFVLPRGENYSLSYEAEGYLFQSENISTPKEATYEMLNKDIVLNKLEVGSKIVLNNIFFDSGKSKLRSESNAELEKLYKIMSDNNDITVEISGHTDDQGKADMNLKLSQARAQAVVDYLANEKNKVYRVPPYYYKGIPRKRMTAKGYGSDQPIAPNKGADGKPDPKGMQLNRRVEFKVVSKDPSLKIESSSGVVAPAAPSADKAVETKKK, encoded by the coding sequence ATGAAATTTAGGTTTACTCTTTTTTCTTTTCTTACAATAATTTGCTTGGTACATCCTTCTTTTGCGCAAACTCCCAAGTCTGTATATAAGGACAAGGTTACTGAGGGTAATTATTTATTTTTAGAAAAAAATTATACACGAGCACTTGAAAATTTTTTAACGGCATACCAAATAGATTCTACCAATGCCAATATAAATTATAAAATAGGCTTGTGTTACCTAAACTCTTCTTCCGAAAAATTGAAAGCAATTTCTTATTTAGAAAAGGCGTCTAAAAAGACTAAAAAGAATTATGATGAGTATGATCCTAGAGAAAAGAAAGCACCTAAGAATGTTTTTCTTTATTTAGGGCAAGCATATTTAGTTAATGATAGTTTGCTACTTGCAAAAAAAGCATTTACTAGATTTAAGGGAATGCAGCCGGAAAGAGCCCAAGACGAGGTTAAAAAATATATCGAAACTACCAACTTGGCTATAAAATATGCAGCTGAGCAGAAAAAATCGAAAATTGTTAGCCTGTCTAATGGAATAAACACTAAATATGCGGATTATGCACCTGTAATAAATGCAGATGAATCTGTCCTAATTTTCACTTCGAGAAGGGAAGGTAGTACTGGCGAAGAAAAAACACCTGACGATGATTTATATTACGAAGATATTTATCAAAGCAAAAGTGATGGAAAAGGTGGATGGACCGCTCCAGAACACTTAAACATTAATACAACCGGAAACGATGCTGCGATGAGTCTTTCTGCAGATGGACAAACATTGTTTGTATACAAGCAATTTAATGGCGGAGATATTTATGTTAGTAATTTGAATGGAGATGTTTGGAGCGAGCCCGAACCATTAAGCTCAAATGTAAACTCTGTTTTTTGGGAACCACATGCGTGTGTTTCTGCAGATGGCAATACGCTTTATTTTGTGAGTGATAGACCCGGAGGGTTAGGTGGTAGAGATATCTATAGAAGTGTTAAATTGCCTAATGGAGAATGGAGTTTACCACAAAATTTAGGACCAAGAGTAAATACTCCTGCTGACGAGGATGCTCCATTTATTCACCCGGATGGAGTAACGTTGTTTTTTAGCTCTAACGGACACAAGGGAATCGGTGGATTTGATATATTTTATACTGTAAAGCGCGAAACTCAAGATAATTTATCAACTACAATAAGCATAAATAATAAAAATAATACCAATTTAGAAGAACGTAAATGGCCTAATCCACCGGTAAATTTAGAAAGCCCCGTAAATACAACTGGCGATGATATTTATTATTCGCTCTCTGCCGATGGAAAAAGAGCGTATATTTCTTCTGCAAGAGCTGGAGGCGAAGGCGAAAAGGATATTTATATGGTTTCCATTGAGCAAACCGTTGTAGAGCCTACCGTTTTGTTAAGAGGTTATTTAACTTTTGATGGAAAAGAAACTGCACCCGGTACTGTACGAATAGTGGCAACTGATTTGGAGACAGGCACCGTTTCTCAAGAAGTTCGTCCGAATACTAAAACCGGAAAATATTTAGTTATTTTAAATCCAGGACAAAATGGGAAAACCTATTCTGTAAGCTATGAAGCAGAAGGATATCAATCTCAAGTAGAAACAATAAAAGTAGAGCCGGGTAGTGCATTCCAATTAATAGACCGAGCATTGGATTTGAAACCAGTCAATTTTGAAAGTAAGACTCCTGGAACAATTGCTATGTCGGGTAAAATTACCAATAAAGATAAAAAAGTAATACCTGGTTCTAAGATTGTTGTATCTAATGTAGTTACAGCAAAAGTGGTAGATACCTATTATGCCAATCCAACAAATGGAGCATATTATTTTGTGCTTCCTCGTGGCGAGAATTATAGTTTAAGTTATGAGGCAGAAGGTTATTTGTTTCAATCTGAGAATATTTCCACACCTAAAGAAGCTACGTACGAGATGCTTAATAAAGATATTGTTCTTAATAAATTGGAAGTTGGGTCTAAGATTGTATTAAATAATATTTTCTTTGATTCAGGCAAGTCTAAACTGAGATCTGAATCGAATGCAGAATTAGAAAAATTATATAAAATAATGTCTGACAATAACGATATTACTGTTGAGATATCCGGTCATACTGACGATCAAGGTAAAGCAGACATGAATTTGAAATTATCACAGGCTAGAGCACAAGCAGTGGTTGATTATTTAGCGAACGAAAAAAACAAAGTGTATCGTGTACCACCATACTATTACAAAGGTATTCCTCGAAAACGAATGACTGCGAAAGGATATGGTTCAGACCAACCGATAGCACCTAATAAGGGTGCTGATGGTAAACCGGATCCTAAAGGAATGCAGCTGAATAGAAGAGTGGAGTTTAAAGTTGTTTCTAAAGATCCAAGTTTAAAAATAGAATCAAGTTCTGGAGTTGTAGCACCTGCTGCTCCCTCTGCTGATAAGGCGGTTGAAACAAAGAAAAAGTGA
- a CDS encoding PD40 domain-containing protein, which yields MRCFYHNIFSRSVFFLVCVILITSSKIQSQSKKNYKERFVDGVYFLDEENYSAALFSFTQAYLIDSTNSNINFNLGFTYLNSLTEKRKALRYLKKASLDISEKYTPFSALEKSAPTSVYFYLGVAYRLNYNFREAIASFERYKNYLKATDKEALKEVDRQIEVCRNAMEIYIKPVDINVSMIKDSVNSAYPDYSPVISADESTLIFTSRRPEGTGYELTPTGEFYEDIYISHKNEAGKWTKPASIGASINTAGHEASVSLSPNGDQLLIYRDDNGDGNIYISTLEGDTWSSPEKLGSDINSTYWEPSACISPDGSMLYFVSDRPGGFGGRDIYRCVKLPNGEWSLATNLGPTINTAYDEDAPFMHPDGVTFVFSSNGHKTTGGFDVFYSTIQEDTKFAPVKNMGVPINTPDDDIFYVLSPDGKRAYYSSTKSDGAGEKDIYLITLLSSVVDPVTLLKGFVTIDGSTSIPSDFKITVIDKETGLLVQDIKPNSKTGKYILALNSGVGATKSFIIKYEAKGYESIEELLEIDSKSSYQEVQKEVDLKPVNFESKRPGTVSLVGSITDNKSTRISNAIITVKENVTGIPIGIYEPNKLTGRYYVNLERGKNYHVSFEADGYLFHTENVNVPAKSEYLELLKNVVLEPIKTGSSIVLNNIFFDSNKSILRKESTLELEKLKDFLVSNPAVKAEISGHTDNSGTAAANLKLSKDRAQAVVNYLIANGISKARIISKGYGMAKPLFSNSTADGKPDSASMQLNRRVELKIID from the coding sequence ATGAGATGTTTTTATCACAACATATTTAGTAGAAGTGTTTTTTTTCTAGTATGCGTTATTCTCATTACTTCAAGTAAAATACAATCTCAAAGCAAAAAAAATTATAAGGAAAGATTTGTTGATGGAGTTTATTTTTTAGATGAAGAAAATTATTCTGCAGCTCTATTTAGCTTTACACAAGCCTATTTGATTGATTCAACCAATTCAAATATAAATTTCAATCTGGGATTTACGTATCTAAATTCATTAACAGAAAAGAGAAAAGCGTTGCGTTATTTGAAAAAGGCATCTTTGGATATTTCCGAAAAGTACACACCTTTTTCAGCGTTGGAAAAAAGCGCTCCAACAAGTGTTTATTTTTATTTAGGAGTTGCGTATCGCCTGAATTATAATTTTAGAGAAGCTATTGCATCTTTTGAGCGGTACAAAAATTATTTGAAAGCAACTGATAAAGAGGCGTTGAAAGAGGTTGATAGACAAATAGAAGTGTGTAGAAATGCTATGGAAATTTATATCAAACCTGTTGATATAAATGTAAGTATGATTAAGGATAGTGTTAATAGTGCATATCCTGATTATAGTCCGGTTATTTCTGCTGATGAATCAACTTTAATATTTACATCTAGAAGGCCAGAAGGAACAGGCTACGAATTGACACCTACAGGAGAGTTTTACGAAGACATTTACATAAGTCATAAGAATGAAGCAGGTAAATGGACTAAGCCCGCATCTATTGGAGCATCTATTAATACTGCCGGGCACGAGGCTTCGGTATCGTTGTCTCCTAATGGCGATCAGCTATTGATTTACAGAGATGACAATGGTGATGGAAATATTTATATAAGCACGTTGGAAGGCGACACTTGGAGTAGTCCGGAAAAATTAGGATCGGATATTAATTCTACTTATTGGGAGCCAAGTGCTTGTATTTCTCCTGATGGGAGTATGTTGTATTTTGTGAGCGACAGACCCGGTGGTTTTGGCGGAAGAGATATTTATAGATGTGTAAAACTCCCCAATGGAGAGTGGAGCTTAGCAACTAATTTGGGTCCGACAATTAATACAGCGTATGATGAGGATGCGCCATTTATGCATCCGGACGGAGTAACATTTGTATTTAGTTCTAATGGACACAAAACTACCGGAGGGTTTGATGTGTTTTATTCAACCATACAAGAGGATACTAAATTTGCTCCTGTTAAAAATATGGGAGTGCCAATAAATACTCCAGATGACGATATTTTTTATGTATTATCTCCGGATGGTAAAAGAGCTTATTATTCATCAACTAAATCGGATGGTGCAGGTGAAAAAGATATTTATTTAATTACCTTGTTAAGTTCTGTTGTAGATCCGGTTACTTTGCTAAAAGGCTTTGTAACCATTGATGGTTCTACATCTATTCCTTCAGATTTTAAAATTACAGTTATCGATAAAGAAACCGGATTACTAGTGCAAGACATAAAGCCAAATTCAAAAACAGGAAAATATATTTTAGCGTTGAACTCTGGTGTAGGTGCTACAAAATCATTCATAATAAAGTATGAAGCTAAAGGATACGAGTCGATAGAAGAGTTATTAGAAATTGACTCAAAGTCTTCTTATCAAGAAGTGCAAAAGGAAGTTGATTTAAAACCTGTTAATTTCGAAAGTAAAAGACCCGGTACAGTGTCTTTGGTTGGCTCGATTACAGATAATAAATCAACACGTATATCCAATGCGATTATAACAGTAAAGGAAAATGTAACAGGAATACCAATTGGTATATATGAACCTAATAAGCTAACCGGAAGGTATTATGTTAATTTGGAAAGAGGCAAAAATTACCATGTTTCGTTTGAGGCGGATGGTTATTTATTTCATACGGAAAATGTGAATGTGCCTGCTAAATCAGAGTATTTAGAGTTGTTGAAGAATGTTGTTTTAGAGCCCATCAAAACTGGCTCGAGTATAGTATTGAACAATATATTTTTCGATTCGAATAAATCTATTTTAAGAAAAGAATCTACGCTTGAGTTGGAGAAATTAAAAGATTTTCTTGTGTCTAATCCGGCCGTAAAGGCTGAAATATCCGGTCATACTGATAATTCGGGGACTGCAGCTGCAAACTTAAAACTTTCTAAGGATAGGGCACAGGCTGTTGTAAATTATTTAATTGCTAACGGTATCAGTAAAGCGAGAATTATTAGTAAAGGCTATGGTATGGCAAAACCTCTTTTCTCAAATTCAACAGCAGATGGTAAGCCGGATTCTGCATCTATGCAATTGAACAGACGTGTGGAGTTGAAAATCATCGACTAA
- a CDS encoding PD40 domain-containing protein — MRVLSLKKIYLGTLLLLAVPLFSQNSKSYKDLFLDGVYFLDEENFTSAITSFSLAYSLDSSNANINFNLGFAYLNSITKKSKALYYLTKAAENVSKGYRPFNASETKAPPITYYYLGVANRINYNFEDAIKSFTKYKTFVGSSLTKSEISNVEREIKMCKNAISFYAEAPREKEESKNVMKDSVNSPFPDYSPVISADESTLIFTSRRPSGTGEDLTPEGDYYEDIYISKKDETGKWTAPKSIGNNINTPGHEATVSLSPNGDQLLIYKDDGGDGNIYISNLVGDNWSIPQKLGSDINSTYWEPSACISPDGSVLYFVSNRPGGFGGRDIYRCVKLPNGEWSMATNLGPTINTEFDEDAPFMHPDGVTLFFSSNGHKSIGGFDVFFTTKKENWKWTPPINAGKLINTPDDDIYYVLSPDGKRAYYSSAKKGGNGEKDIYMLAVEQSLVEPTTLLRGYITFDGKAKTPSDVNVRITAVDVQTDVVTQEIKPNSVTGKYVVILNPGQTGKTYRVVYEATGFNSIVDTIKVMPESEFFLIDRLPVNFESKKLGTIAVTGIVTDLKTSKPIPNVKIVIKNNATGEVKDSYFVTSNKGVYYFVLPRGENYNISYEAQGYLFQSENVFTPKDSIYQTITKNIALSKIEVGAKMVLNNIFFDVGMATLRKESNIELEKLYVFMVDNPDMIVEISGHTDDQGTDEINIPLSQNRAQAVVDYLTNDKNKIYRVAPYYYKGVPKNRLVAKGYSSTMPIAPNRFPNGDPDPEARQLNRRVEFKIISTSGAEILKSR, encoded by the coding sequence ATGAGAGTTCTTTCCCTCAAAAAAATTTATTTGGGTACGCTTCTTCTTTTAGCTGTTCCGCTCTTTTCTCAAAACTCGAAAAGCTATAAAGATTTATTTTTAGACGGAGTTTATTTCTTAGATGAAGAAAACTTTACATCTGCAATTACGAGTTTTAGTTTGGCATACTCATTAGACTCTTCTAATGCTAATATTAATTTTAACTTAGGATTTGCCTACTTAAACTCCATAACCAAAAAGTCTAAAGCACTTTACTATCTTACTAAGGCTGCAGAAAATGTTTCTAAAGGTTATAGACCATTTAATGCATCGGAAACTAAAGCCCCTCCAATTACCTATTATTATTTAGGTGTAGCCAATAGAATTAATTACAACTTCGAAGATGCCATAAAATCATTTACTAAATACAAAACATTTGTTGGAAGTTCTCTTACAAAGTCTGAAATATCTAATGTAGAGCGAGAAATTAAAATGTGTAAAAATGCTATTAGTTTTTATGCAGAAGCACCGAGAGAGAAAGAGGAATCAAAAAATGTAATGAAGGATAGCGTTAATAGTCCTTTTCCGGATTATAGCCCTGTTATTTCTGCAGATGAATCTACGTTGATATTTACTTCTAGGAGACCTAGTGGTACTGGCGAAGATCTTACGCCAGAAGGGGACTATTATGAAGATATTTATATAAGCAAAAAGGATGAAACCGGAAAGTGGACAGCGCCCAAGTCGATTGGAAATAATATTAATACTCCCGGTCATGAAGCAACGGTTTCTCTTTCTCCAAACGGAGACCAGTTGCTTATTTATAAAGATGATGGTGGAGATGGTAATATATACATAAGCAATTTGGTTGGAGATAATTGGTCTATACCACAAAAATTAGGTTCGGATATAAATTCAACTTACTGGGAGCCAAGCGCATGTATTTCTCCGGATGGGAGTGTTTTGTATTTTGTAAGTAATAGACCCGGTGGTTTTGGCGGAAGAGATATTTATAGATGTGTGAAATTACCCAATGGCGAGTGGAGTATGGCCACTAATCTTGGACCAACTATTAACACTGAATTCGATGAAGATGCTCCGTTTATGCACCCAGATGGAGTAACCCTGTTTTTTAGCTCTAACGGACACAAATCTATTGGAGGATTCGATGTGTTTTTTACCACTAAGAAGGAAAATTGGAAGTGGACTCCGCCTATTAACGCAGGTAAATTAATTAATACTCCGGATGACGATATTTATTATGTATTATCTCCGGATGGAAAAAGAGCGTATTATTCATCTGCTAAAAAAGGTGGTAATGGCGAAAAAGATATTTACATGTTGGCAGTAGAGCAGAGTCTTGTAGAGCCAACAACTTTATTGCGAGGATATATAACTTTTGATGGTAAAGCTAAAACTCCTTCTGATGTTAATGTTCGAATTACTGCTGTTGATGTACAAACCGATGTTGTAACACAAGAAATAAAACCTAATTCAGTTACAGGAAAATACGTTGTAATATTAAATCCAGGACAGACTGGTAAAACGTACCGAGTGGTATATGAAGCCACGGGATTTAATTCTATTGTAGATACAATAAAAGTAATGCCGGAGTCTGAGTTTTTTTTGATAGACAGATTGCCTGTTAATTTTGAGAGTAAAAAGCTAGGAACTATTGCTGTTACAGGAATTGTTACGGATTTAAAAACATCTAAGCCAATACCAAATGTTAAAATAGTTATAAAGAATAATGCTACAGGCGAGGTAAAAGATAGCTACTTCGTTACATCAAATAAAGGAGTTTATTATTTTGTTTTACCGCGAGGAGAAAATTATAATATCTCCTATGAGGCCCAAGGTTATTTATTTCAATCGGAGAATGTGTTTACTCCGAAAGATTCAATTTATCAAACGATTACTAAGAATATTGCACTGAGTAAAATTGAGGTTGGTGCAAAAATGGTTTTAAACAATATCTTTTTTGATGTAGGAATGGCTACTTTGCGCAAAGAGTCAAATATAGAGTTGGAAAAACTGTATGTATTTATGGTAGATAATCCGGATATGATTGTTGAAATATCGGGGCATACTGATGATCAAGGTACTGATGAAATTAATATTCCGTTGTCGCAAAATAGAGCGCAGGCTGTGGTAGATTATTTAACTAACGACAAGAACAAAATATACAGAGTTGCACCCTATTATTATAAAGGAGTCCCTAAAAATCGTTTAGTGGCAAAGGGGTACAGTTCTACAATGCCTATTGCACCTAATCGTTTTCCGAATGGCGATCCTGATCCGGAAGCTAGACAATTAAATAGGCGTGTAGAATTTAAAATCATTTCTACATCTGGTGCCGAAATTTTAAAATCAAGATAA
- a CDS encoding PD40 domain-containing protein has product MRIRYLLFFLLISIVVTAQPKTYKDYFVEANYLILEDNYKKALDNFLFAYDLDSTGANINYNIGQCYLKTSAQKKNALYYLQQAVAMGVTENYNPLDYKEKNAPVTVYYYLGRAYHLNGLYDKAIENFEKYKSYLKQPKNAALIKDTDHQIEMCKNAKELIAMPTRIKITNLGDSINSEFPEYSPVVSADESMLIYTSRRPGSTGGEIGVDDQFYEDIYVSVKGKDDRWSTPVSIGESINTNGHEATISLSADGMQLFIYKDDNGDGNIYVSNLLGDTWSSPVKMGSDINSTYWEPSICVTPDGNTLYFVSDRKGGLGGRDIYRCVRLPNGEWSKALNLGPSINTEYDEDGPFIHPDRVTLFFSSKGHKSMGGFDLFYATKTDSGWTSPTNLLPPINTPDDDIFYMASTDGRRAYFSSLREDGFGDKDIYMLELEDAPKVDPVALVIGRLVADQGSTLPNNIDIRVVNTETNEQALFKANIKSGKYVLPLVPGKSYNVSYKVGDAEFYNETINVPTGTDYQEIQKELLLDPVNLKGVMKEAPKQDLKHINELPKDKTPQSNAEAKNKIADTEKKAGDSTPINYGQEVYKVRISSVKKPAAYDAFKGLKNVEYEQTADGYYRYYVGTYNSKVEAKERKEEIIKAGVFTDAIVIKYTGTLLPFNSTKPNTLNTEALTTFSDNTFLMYFKYNATEINSTDNDFVSFVNAIAQKLSVGAATIEIESSASHVPTRKYSDNKELAKYRAENAKQKIMDALNLKNAYTQKLTINSNKFLVGGPEYSGDYLLNKAEYEKHQFVKVKIATN; this is encoded by the coding sequence ATGCGAATAAGATATTTACTCTTTTTTTTACTTATTTCTATTGTTGTTACTGCACAGCCTAAAACATACAAGGATTATTTTGTAGAGGCTAATTATTTAATTTTAGAAGACAACTACAAAAAAGCACTCGATAATTTTCTATTTGCATACGATTTAGATTCTACTGGCGCTAACATCAACTATAATATTGGGCAGTGTTATTTAAAAACAAGTGCCCAGAAAAAAAATGCTCTTTATTACCTTCAGCAAGCAGTTGCTATGGGCGTTACAGAAAATTATAATCCACTTGATTATAAAGAAAAGAATGCACCCGTAACCGTTTATTATTATTTAGGTAGAGCCTATCACTTAAATGGATTGTATGACAAAGCGATTGAGAATTTTGAAAAGTATAAAAGCTATTTAAAGCAACCTAAAAATGCTGCGTTAATAAAAGATACCGACCATCAAATAGAAATGTGCAAAAATGCAAAAGAGTTAATTGCTATGCCTACACGCATAAAGATTACTAACCTGGGTGATAGCATAAACAGTGAATTCCCGGAGTACAGTCCAGTGGTATCGGCAGATGAGTCGATGTTGATTTACACCTCTAGAAGACCCGGAAGTACAGGAGGAGAGATAGGTGTAGACGATCAGTTTTACGAAGATATTTATGTAAGTGTTAAAGGCAAAGATGATAGGTGGAGTACTCCTGTTTCTATTGGCGAATCAATAAATACAAACGGGCATGAGGCAACTATTAGTCTTTCTGCCGATGGTATGCAGTTATTTATTTACAAAGATGATAATGGTGACGGAAATATTTATGTAAGTAATTTACTCGGTGATACATGGTCTAGTCCAGTAAAAATGGGGTCAGACATTAATTCAACTTATTGGGAGCCCAGTATTTGTGTTACTCCGGATGGGAATACACTTTATTTTGTAAGTGATAGAAAAGGGGGATTGGGAGGTAGAGATATTTACCGCTGTGTTCGATTGCCGAATGGAGAGTGGAGCAAGGCGCTAAATTTAGGTCCGTCAATTAATACGGAGTATGATGAGGATGGTCCATTTATTCATCCGGATAGGGTTACCCTTTTTTTTAGTTCGAAAGGACATAAGAGCATGGGAGGTTTTGATTTATTTTATGCAACCAAAACCGATAGTGGGTGGACATCTCCAACAAATTTGTTGCCACCAATAAACACTCCTGACGATGATATTTTTTATATGGCATCTACAGACGGTAGACGAGCTTATTTTTCTTCGTTGCGAGAGGATGGTTTTGGCGATAAAGATATTTATATGTTGGAATTAGAAGATGCACCAAAAGTTGATCCGGTGGCTCTTGTAATCGGACGACTTGTTGCAGATCAAGGTTCCACTTTGCCAAATAATATTGATATCCGTGTGGTAAATACCGAAACAAATGAGCAAGCTCTTTTTAAAGCAAATATTAAATCGGGTAAGTATGTTTTGCCGCTTGTGCCAGGTAAATCATACAACGTATCATACAAAGTTGGAGATGCGGAGTTTTATAACGAAACCATAAATGTTCCTACCGGTACTGATTACCAAGAAATTCAAAAAGAATTACTGTTGGATCCGGTAAATTTAAAAGGTGTAATGAAAGAAGCTCCTAAGCAAGATTTAAAGCACATAAATGAACTGCCAAAAGATAAAACACCACAAAGTAATGCAGAAGCTAAAAATAAAATAGCAGATACAGAAAAAAAGGCGGGAGACTCAACTCCGATAAATTACGGGCAAGAGGTGTATAAAGTGCGAATTAGTTCTGTTAAAAAACCTGCGGCATACGATGCATTTAAAGGATTGAAGAATGTGGAATATGAGCAAACTGCAGATGGATATTACAGATACTATGTTGGTACTTATAACTCGAAAGTCGAGGCAAAGGAAAGGAAAGAAGAAATTATAAAGGCAGGAGTATTTACCGATGCTATTGTAATTAAATATACTGGAACTTTATTGCCATTTAACTCCACCAAGCCCAACACTCTAAATACTGAGGCACTTACAACTTTTTCGGACAATACATTTTTGATGTATTTTAAATACAATGCCACAGAAATTAACTCTACGGATAATGATTTTGTTTCGTTTGTTAATGCTATAGCTCAAAAGCTTAGTGTTGGAGCTGCTACAATCGAAATAGAGTCAAGCGCATCTCATGTGCCAACTAGAAAATATTCAGATAACAAAGAATTGGCAAAATACAGAGCTGAAAATGCAAAGCAAAAAATAATGGATGCATTAAATTTGAAGAATGCCTATACACAAAAGCTTACAATAAATTCGAATAAATTTTTAGTAGGCGGGCCGGAGTATAGCGGAGATTATTTGTTGAATAAAGCAGAATACGAAAAGCATCAATTTGTAAAAGTAAAAATTGCCACAAACTAA